A genomic stretch from Thermomonospora umbrina includes:
- a CDS encoding TetR/AcrR family transcriptional regulator → MPRISAPTVAEHRERQVRTLLDAAGALVAEEGPQALTLAALARRVGLSRPGLYEYFRSKDDLVAAVVEEALPRWAARVEDAVTTVEGPAATTEAYVRVQLDAMTDGGHAAAVALVEHALTAPARERVRRRQARLLRPLIGAFAEAGVPDAVLRAELVQGIVDAAAHAVRRDPESSERITDTAADQAVRGLPRPAGPDVSGGGPSP, encoded by the coding sequence GTGCCGAGGATCAGTGCGCCCACGGTCGCCGAGCATCGCGAACGGCAGGTGCGGACGCTGCTCGACGCCGCCGGGGCGTTGGTGGCCGAGGAGGGACCGCAGGCGTTGACGTTGGCGGCCCTCGCCCGCCGGGTGGGGCTGTCCCGCCCCGGCCTGTACGAGTACTTCCGTTCCAAGGACGACCTGGTCGCCGCCGTCGTCGAGGAGGCGCTGCCCCGGTGGGCCGCCCGCGTGGAGGACGCCGTCACCACCGTCGAGGGCCCGGCGGCCACGACCGAGGCGTACGTCCGCGTCCAACTCGACGCGATGACCGACGGCGGGCACGCGGCGGCGGTCGCCCTGGTGGAGCACGCCCTGACCGCGCCCGCCCGGGAACGCGTCCGCCGGCGTCAGGCCCGGCTGCTGCGGCCGCTGATCGGCGCGTTCGCCGAGGCCGGGGTGCCCGACGCGGTGCTCCGCGCCGAACTGGTGCAGGGCATCGTCGACGCCGCCGCGCACGCCGTCCGTCGCGATCCGGAGTCCTCGGAACGGATCACCGACACGGCCGCCGACCAGGCCGTCCGGGGTCTCCCCCGGCCGGCCGGCCCGGACGTCAGTGGTGGTGGGCCTTCTCCCTGA
- a CDS encoding hemerythrin domain-containing protein, which yields MTAQGGHPDVIGVLTHDHREIEAMLDRWDTIPADRTALRRELVDKLIIEVVRHGVAEEEYLYPAVRRWVPGGDRIADKAIADQAAAERTMKELERIEAGDPHFGEVFARLAREVREHVADGEGVILPRLAAVCDEATLTDLGGRIERAERMAPTRPHPSAPDTPPLNRLSAPATGLVDRARDVVTRRGR from the coding sequence ATGACCGCGCAGGGCGGACACCCGGACGTGATCGGCGTGCTGACGCACGACCATCGGGAGATCGAGGCCATGCTCGACCGCTGGGACACCATCCCGGCGGATCGGACCGCCCTCCGGCGGGAGCTGGTCGACAAGCTGATCATCGAGGTGGTCCGCCACGGGGTCGCCGAGGAGGAGTACCTCTACCCGGCGGTGCGGCGATGGGTGCCCGGAGGCGACCGGATCGCCGACAAGGCGATCGCCGACCAGGCCGCCGCCGAACGGACCATGAAGGAACTGGAGCGCATCGAGGCCGGCGACCCCCACTTCGGCGAGGTCTTCGCCCGCCTGGCCCGCGAGGTGCGCGAGCACGTGGCCGACGGCGAGGGTGTCATCCTCCCCCGCCTGGCCGCCGTCTGCGACGAGGCCACCCTCACCGACCTGGGCGGCCGGATCGAACGCGCCGAACGCATGGCGCCCACCCGTCCCCACCCGAGCGCCCCCGACACCCCGCCGCTCAACAGGCTGTCCGCCCCGGCCACCGGCCTGGTGGACCGGGCCCGCGACGTGGTGACCCGACGCGGCAGATAA
- a CDS encoding methylated-DNA--[protein]-cysteine S-methyltransferase, whose protein sequence is MGETVAFGAVGTPLGRMLVAMTEVGVVSLDFHDSPEARRAVAERAGLPVVEDPVRTAAALEGLAGYFAGGLREFGLPVDWRLTSRVQRQVLDTLYASVPYGRVLTYGELGERSGIGVPARAIGQVMGANPIPVIVPCHRIVAGNGLGGYSGGSGVEIKRWLLTLEGALPATFDWDPEQGP, encoded by the coding sequence GTGGGTGAGACGGTGGCGTTCGGGGCCGTGGGCACGCCGCTCGGGCGGATGCTCGTGGCGATGACCGAGGTCGGGGTGGTGTCGCTCGATTTCCACGACTCCCCCGAGGCGCGGCGGGCGGTCGCCGAGCGGGCCGGGTTGCCGGTGGTGGAGGACCCGGTGCGGACGGCGGCGGCGTTGGAGGGGCTCGCGGGGTACTTCGCCGGCGGGCTGCGGGAGTTCGGGCTGCCGGTGGACTGGCGGCTGACGTCGCGGGTGCAGCGGCAGGTGCTGGACACGCTGTACGCGTCGGTTCCGTACGGCCGGGTGCTGACGTACGGGGAGCTGGGCGAACGCAGCGGGATCGGGGTCCCGGCACGGGCCATCGGCCAGGTGATGGGGGCCAACCCGATCCCGGTGATCGTGCCGTGCCATCGGATCGTGGCCGGCAACGGTCTCGGCGGCTACAGCGGCGGGTCCGGCGTGGAGATCAAACGCTGGCTGCTCACCCTGGAGGGGGCGCTCCCGGCGACATTCGACTGGGACCCCGAGCAGGGGCCCTGA
- a CDS encoding glycosyltransferase, with protein sequence MRIVQLANLYSPVSGGLRTAVNMLGQGYAAAGHERTLVIPGRAYTRRETESGTVVTVPGPSVAPGYRLVLDPGPVLRVLSRLKPDAIEVSDKITLTVAAPWARRHGARSVLLSHERLDAILAPRTPGWFPLEAAVDRWNRRLAGAFDAIVATSAFAADEFFRIGAPALYRVPLGVDLATFRPVPREKAGTVRLVHLGRLSKEKHPALAVATVRELCARGVDVRLDIVGDGPQAETLRAAASGLPVHFHGHVPGRSAVARLLAEADVALTTCPVEAFGLAVLEALACGTPVVTPDRGAARELVVQGAGVTAPPTPQGFADGVQEVLRLPEGARRAAARAHAERYPWQATVSGMLDVLAGGSPGVGRGLPDAAVRS encoded by the coding sequence GTGAGGATCGTGCAACTCGCCAATCTCTACAGCCCCGTCTCCGGAGGGCTGCGCACGGCGGTCAACATGCTCGGACAGGGCTATGCGGCCGCCGGGCACGAACGGACCCTGGTGATCCCCGGCCGCGCCTACACCCGCCGGGAGACCGAGTCCGGAACCGTGGTGACCGTGCCCGGCCCTTCCGTGGCCCCCGGCTACAGGCTGGTCTTGGACCCCGGGCCCGTGCTGCGGGTGCTCTCCAGGCTCAAACCCGACGCAATCGAGGTCTCGGACAAAATCACGCTCACCGTGGCGGCACCGTGGGCCCGGCGGCATGGGGCGCGTTCGGTGCTGTTGTCCCACGAACGCCTGGACGCCATCCTCGCGCCGCGTACACCCGGGTGGTTCCCCTTGGAGGCAGCCGTGGACCGGTGGAACCGCAGGCTCGCCGGGGCGTTCGACGCCATCGTGGCCACATCGGCGTTCGCCGCCGACGAGTTCTTCCGGATCGGTGCCCCGGCCCTCTATCGGGTGCCCCTGGGCGTGGACCTGGCCACCTTCCGTCCCGTTCCCCGCGAGAAGGCCGGGACCGTACGCCTGGTGCATCTTGGGCGGCTCTCTAAGGAGAAGCACCCCGCGCTCGCCGTGGCCACGGTGCGGGAACTGTGCGCGCGGGGTGTGGACGTACGACTGGACATCGTGGGGGACGGGCCGCAGGCGGAAACGCTGCGAGCCGCCGCATCGGGGCTGCCGGTGCATTTTCACGGGCACGTCCCCGGTCGATCGGCCGTCGCGCGACTGCTGGCCGAGGCGGATGTGGCCCTGACCACGTGCCCTGTGGAGGCGTTCGGCCTGGCGGTCTTGGAGGCCCTGGCGTGCGGCACCCCGGTCGTCACGCCCGACCGGGGCGCGGCGCGCGAATTGGTCGTCCAGGGCGCGGGCGTCACCGCGCCCCCGACGCCGCAGGGATTCGCGGACGGCGTCCAAGAGGTGCTGCGCCTTCCGGAGGGCGCGCGGCGCGCGGCGGCCCGGGCGCACGCCGAGCGGTATCCGTGGCAGGCCACCGTGTCCGGAATGCTGGACGTGCTGGCCGGCGGTTCGCCGGGGGTGGGTCGGGGGCTGCCGGATGCGGCGGTACGCTCGTGA
- a CDS encoding phage holin family protein → MATKLVEERSPNGALKDRPTAELLKRLSDQIRDLAQQEIRLARTELTEKGKRAGRGAGLLGGAAVTALYGVGVLLAAIVLALALVMPGWAAALIVAAVLLAAAAIMSMMGRAQTRKAVPPKPERAVESMKKDVQVVREKAHHH, encoded by the coding sequence GTGGCAACGAAGCTGGTCGAGGAGCGCTCCCCGAACGGGGCGCTCAAGGACAGGCCGACCGCCGAACTGCTGAAGCGGCTGTCGGACCAGATCCGGGACCTGGCCCAGCAGGAGATCCGGCTGGCCCGTACCGAGCTGACCGAGAAGGGCAAGCGGGCCGGGCGAGGCGCGGGTCTGCTGGGCGGGGCCGCGGTCACCGCCCTGTACGGCGTGGGCGTCCTGCTCGCGGCGATCGTCCTGGCCCTCGCGCTGGTGATGCCGGGCTGGGCCGCGGCGCTCATCGTGGCGGCGGTCCTGCTGGCCGCGGCGGCGATCATGTCGATGATGGGACGCGCCCAGACGCGCAAGGCCGTCCCGCCCAAGCCGGAACGCGCCGTCGAGTCGATGAAGAAGGACGTTCAGGTCGTCAGGGAGAAGGCCCACCACCACTGA
- a CDS encoding oxidoreductase, translating into MGGRRAPDIPDLTGRRAVVTGANSGIGLHTALALARAGASVVLACRSAERGGAALARIRATAPDADVALASLDLADLSSVRAFANEHGGDPLDILINNAGVMALPRRTTADGFEMQFGTNHLGHFALTGLLLPALLAAPAPRVVTVTSLLAWAGRIHFDDLQGTRRYRRWRAYNQSKLANLLFAKELDRRVSGLTSTAAHPGYAATNLQTTGPRMAGSRINERLMTAANRVVAQSDAAGALPSLYAATAPNVHGGACYGPRGPFQQRGLPTRVRTSPTASDPDLARRLWDVSTTLTGVAYP; encoded by the coding sequence ATGGGCGGCCGACGTGCGCCGGACATCCCCGACCTGACCGGGCGCCGCGCCGTCGTGACCGGCGCCAACAGCGGCATCGGCCTCCACACGGCGCTGGCGCTGGCCCGCGCCGGCGCGTCGGTCGTGCTGGCCTGCCGCAGCGCCGAACGCGGCGGCGCGGCCCTGGCCCGCATCCGGGCCACCGCCCCGGACGCCGACGTCGCCCTGGCCTCCCTCGACCTCGCCGACCTGTCCTCCGTACGGGCGTTCGCGAACGAGCACGGCGGGGACCCACTGGACATCCTGATCAACAACGCCGGCGTCATGGCCCTGCCCCGGCGCACCACCGCCGACGGCTTCGAGATGCAGTTCGGCACCAACCATCTCGGGCACTTCGCCCTCACCGGCCTGCTCCTACCCGCCCTGCTGGCCGCCCCGGCGCCCCGGGTCGTCACGGTGACGAGCCTGCTGGCCTGGGCGGGCCGCATCCACTTCGACGACCTGCAGGGCACCCGCCGCTACCGCCGCTGGCGGGCCTACAACCAGTCCAAGCTCGCCAACCTGCTATTCGCCAAGGAGCTCGACCGCCGAGTCTCCGGCCTGACCTCCACGGCGGCCCACCCCGGCTACGCCGCCACCAACCTCCAGACCACCGGCCCCCGCATGGCCGGCAGCCGCATCAACGAACGCCTCATGACCGCCGCCAACCGCGTCGTCGCCCAATCCGACGCCGCCGGCGCCCTGCCCTCCCTATACGCCGCCACCGCCCCGAACGTTCACGGCGGCGCCTGCTACGGACCGCGCGGCCCCTTCCAACAACGCGGCCTCCCCACCCGCGTCCGCACCAGCCCCACCGCCTCCGACCCCGACCTCGCCCGCCGCCTCTGGGACGTCTCCACCACCCTCACCGGTGTCGCCTACCCCTAG
- a CDS encoding glutathione peroxidase, which produces MSVHDVEIQSLRGGPADLAQYRGKAMLVVNVASRCGLTPQYKGLEELHERYAPRGFTVLGVPCNQFMGQEPGGADEIAEFCSTTYGVTFPMTEKVEVNGEGRHPLYRGLVDTADASGHSGDIRWNFEKFLIAPDGTVAARFAPQTEPDTDELVTAVERVLPA; this is translated from the coding sequence ATGTCGGTACACGACGTGGAGATCCAGAGCCTGCGAGGCGGCCCCGCCGACCTCGCCCAGTACCGCGGCAAGGCCATGCTGGTGGTCAACGTCGCCTCGAGATGCGGGCTGACACCCCAGTACAAGGGGCTGGAGGAGCTGCACGAGCGCTACGCGCCGCGCGGCTTCACCGTCCTCGGGGTGCCCTGCAACCAGTTCATGGGCCAGGAGCCCGGCGGCGCCGACGAGATCGCCGAGTTCTGCTCGACGACCTACGGCGTCACCTTCCCGATGACCGAGAAGGTCGAGGTCAACGGGGAGGGCCGGCACCCCCTCTACCGGGGGCTGGTGGACACCGCCGACGCCTCCGGTCACTCCGGCGACATCCGGTGGAACTTCGAGAAGTTCCTCATCGCCCCGGACGGCACCGTGGCGGCGCGGTTCGCCCCCCAGACCGAGCCGGACACCGACGAGCTCGTCACGGCCGTCGAACGGGTGCTGCCCGCCTGA
- a CDS encoding DUF2334 domain-containing protein, which produces MSEFVVSVHDVAPATFGAITEWVAELDARNVPCTLLVIPGPYGDGPGIGEDPDLVAYLHEAAGKGHELSLHGFRHAGVPGGAPWRQAVNQVMARGAGEFCSLTRTHAFALLRQGLDELSRVGIDVVGFTPPGWLASPGTRRALGDLHFAYWTSHLAVHDLKKDRARRMPAFSHRPGGAGERTGAVLMMRGARTLTRLHTPFRIALHPADLARPGLRTAALEAIDDALAAGAKPTTYEALVGGAR; this is translated from the coding sequence ATGAGCGAGTTCGTGGTGTCGGTGCACGATGTGGCTCCTGCGACGTTCGGGGCGATCACCGAGTGGGTCGCCGAGTTGGACGCCCGGAACGTGCCGTGCACGCTCCTGGTGATCCCGGGCCCCTACGGAGACGGGCCCGGCATAGGGGAGGACCCCGACTTGGTCGCCTACCTGCACGAGGCGGCGGGCAAGGGCCACGAGCTGTCCCTGCACGGGTTCAGGCACGCGGGCGTCCCGGGGGGCGCTCCCTGGCGTCAGGCGGTGAACCAGGTGATGGCCCGGGGGGCGGGCGAATTCTGCTCGCTCACCAGGACGCATGCTTTCGCGCTGCTCCGGCAGGGCCTGGACGAACTCAGCCGTGTCGGCATCGATGTCGTGGGTTTCACCCCGCCGGGTTGGCTGGCCTCACCGGGCACCAGGCGGGCCTTGGGGGACCTTCACTTCGCCTACTGGACGAGCCACTTGGCCGTACACGACCTGAAGAAGGACCGCGCACGCCGTATGCCCGCGTTCTCGCATCGACCCGGGGGAGCGGGTGAGCGAACGGGCGCCGTCCTCATGATGCGGGGGGCCAGGACCCTCACCCGTCTCCACACGCCGTTCCGCATCGCGCTGCACCCGGCGGACCTGGCCCGGCCCGGCCTTCGGACGGCGGCGCTGGAGGCCATCGACGACGCGCTGGCCGCCGGGGCGAAGCCGACGACCTATGAGGCGCTGGTAGGCGGTGCTCGGTGA
- a CDS encoding glycosyltransferase family 4 protein: MRVAIVTESFLPRINGVTNSVCRVAEQLAARRHEVLIVAPEPGPDRYAGQPVEPVPGFCLPFYRSFTVGVPTGRVRAALRDFAPDVVHLASPFVLGAGGLSAARRMDVPAVAVFQTDMAGFARRYRCGMATPLIWSWLRHIHGRADRTLVPSTPVLGELERRGVPRLALWARGVDQTAFHPRHRSEGVRARLAPGNEVLIGYVGRLAAEKRPEMLTRLVGIPGARLVVVGDGPEGERLRRLLPDAVFTGFRTGGELSELVASLDVFVHTGADETFCQAVQEGLASGVPVVAPAAGGPLDLVRPGHNGLLFAPDDGGDLRAAVEALVSDPAMRWRMSREAFRSVRGRGWDVICDELLGHYDDVMYGVPAGQQAA; the protein is encoded by the coding sequence GTGAGAGTCGCCATCGTGACCGAGTCGTTCCTCCCCCGTATCAACGGAGTCACCAACTCGGTGTGCCGGGTCGCCGAGCAGTTGGCCGCCCGACGTCACGAGGTGCTGATCGTCGCCCCCGAGCCCGGACCGGACCGTTACGCGGGTCAACCGGTGGAGCCGGTGCCGGGGTTCTGCCTGCCGTTCTACCGGTCGTTCACGGTCGGGGTGCCGACGGGGCGGGTGCGCGCGGCGCTGCGCGACTTCGCGCCCGACGTGGTGCATCTGGCCTCGCCGTTCGTGCTCGGCGCGGGCGGGCTGTCGGCGGCGCGGCGGATGGACGTGCCCGCCGTCGCCGTCTTCCAGACCGACATGGCCGGCTTCGCGCGCCGCTACCGGTGCGGCATGGCCACCCCGCTCATCTGGTCGTGGCTGCGCCACATCCACGGGCGCGCCGACCGTACCCTGGTGCCGTCCACTCCGGTGCTGGGCGAGCTGGAACGACGCGGGGTGCCGCGTCTGGCGTTGTGGGCCCGCGGAGTGGACCAGACGGCCTTCCACCCTCGGCACCGGTCGGAGGGCGTACGCGCACGCCTCGCCCCGGGGAACGAGGTGCTCATCGGGTACGTGGGGCGCCTCGCCGCGGAGAAGCGCCCGGAAATGCTCACCCGCCTGGTGGGCATCCCCGGCGCACGGCTGGTCGTCGTAGGCGACGGGCCGGAGGGCGAGCGCCTGCGGCGATTGCTGCCGGACGCGGTGTTCACCGGGTTCCGTACGGGTGGTGAGCTGTCGGAGCTGGTGGCCTCCTTGGACGTGTTCGTGCACACGGGTGCGGACGAGACCTTCTGTCAGGCCGTCCAAGAGGGGCTGGCCTCCGGCGTGCCCGTCGTGGCCCCCGCCGCGGGCGGCCCTCTGGACCTCGTCCGCCCCGGGCACAACGGGCTGCTTTTCGCCCCGGACGACGGTGGTGACCTCAGGGCGGCGGTCGAGGCCCTGGTGTCCGACCCCGCCATGCGGTGGCGGATGAGCCGCGAGGCGTTCCGCTCGGTCAGGGGGCGGGGCTGGGACGTCATCTGCGATGAGCTGCTCGGTCACTACGACGACGTCATGTACGGCGTGCCCGCCGGGCAGCAGGCCGCATGA
- a CDS encoding DUF3817 domain-containing protein has translation MEAAINRYRILAVIVGVMLLMVVFVGMPIRYIGDNPTPSGIISPVHGALYVVYLGFSFDLYRRAGWPVKQFMIMVSAGLVPFLAFFVERRIVRDARAVARA, from the coding sequence GTGGAAGCGGCGATCAACCGGTACCGCATCCTGGCCGTCATCGTCGGCGTGATGCTGCTGATGGTCGTCTTCGTCGGCATGCCGATCCGCTACATCGGCGACAACCCGACCCCCTCCGGGATCATCTCGCCCGTGCACGGCGCCCTGTACGTCGTGTACCTCGGCTTCTCCTTCGACCTGTACCGCCGGGCCGGCTGGCCGGTCAAGCAGTTCATGATCATGGTGTCGGCCGGGCTGGTGCCGTTCCTGGCCTTCTTCGTCGAGCGCCGGATCGTCCGCGACGCCCGCGCCGTCGCGCGGGCCTGA
- a CDS encoding bifunctional helix-turn-helix transcriptional regulator/GNAT family N-acetyltransferase: MPVSAGEVAVVRGFNRFYTGVIGVLGEGLVRSPYSLTEARVVFELAQRESTEVVALRRDLGLDPGHLSRMLARFESDGLVVRERSAADARRQVAALTPAGRDLYAMLDRRSAEDVEALLEKLSDDERRRLLTAMRTVETLLGDGTPSPAGRADSCVLRPLRPGDLGWVVQRNGALYAEEYGWDQTYEALVARIVADYVDGRDPSRENAWIAEVDGEPAGCIFCVRKDDRVAQLRLLLVEPSARGLGIGTRLVNECLDFAADAGYAEMTLWTNDCLTAARRIYERTGFTLVAEEPHHSFGHTLTGQSWQRPL, translated from the coding sequence ATGCCCGTCTCCGCCGGCGAGGTCGCCGTCGTCCGGGGCTTCAACCGCTTCTACACCGGGGTGATCGGCGTGCTCGGCGAGGGGCTGGTGCGCAGCCCGTACTCGCTCACCGAGGCCCGCGTCGTCTTCGAACTCGCCCAGCGCGAGTCCACCGAGGTGGTGGCCCTGCGCCGCGACCTCGGCCTGGACCCCGGCCACCTCAGCCGGATGCTGGCCCGCTTCGAGTCCGACGGCCTGGTCGTCCGGGAACGCTCCGCCGCCGACGCCCGCCGCCAGGTCGCCGCGCTCACCCCCGCCGGCCGGGACCTGTACGCCATGCTCGACCGACGATCCGCCGAAGACGTCGAGGCCCTGCTGGAGAAGCTGTCGGACGACGAACGCCGCCGGCTCCTCACCGCGATGCGCACCGTCGAGACCCTCCTGGGCGACGGCACTCCGTCCCCCGCCGGCCGGGCCGACTCCTGCGTCCTGCGCCCGCTGCGGCCCGGCGACCTCGGCTGGGTGGTGCAGCGCAACGGCGCGCTCTACGCCGAGGAGTACGGCTGGGACCAGACCTACGAGGCGCTGGTGGCCCGGATCGTCGCCGACTACGTGGACGGCCGCGACCCCTCCCGCGAGAACGCGTGGATCGCCGAGGTCGACGGCGAACCGGCCGGCTGCATCTTCTGCGTCCGCAAGGACGACCGGGTCGCGCAACTGAGGCTGCTGCTGGTCGAGCCCTCCGCCCGGGGCCTGGGCATCGGCACCCGCCTGGTGAACGAGTGCCTGGACTTCGCCGCCGACGCCGGCTACGCCGAGATGACCCTGTGGACCAACGACTGCCTCACCGCCGCCCGCCGTATCTACGAACGAACGGGCTTCACCCTGGTGGCCGAGGAACCGCACCACAGCTTCGGCCACACCCTCACCGGCCAGTCCTGGCAGCGCCCTTTGTGA